One genomic window of Methanosarcina acetivorans C2A includes the following:
- a CDS encoding DUF2209 domain-containing protein: MWDIIAVDISGRHRIKDGYYMVCAAVALTVSADHIEKVKQVKILPFWLKRAPGLLDVVQLIEDTANQLSFEGTIVAEKGDMYNQPLWVPESMFSGAFKYQESLAERRAIELAHHISLSARNLLIKELNIEA, translated from the coding sequence ATGTGGGATATTATTGCAGTGGACATTTCGGGCAGGCACAGAATCAAAGATGGCTACTATATGGTCTGCGCAGCTGTAGCCCTTACTGTTTCTGCTGACCATATCGAAAAAGTCAAGCAGGTGAAGATCCTTCCTTTCTGGCTTAAAAGAGCCCCCGGTTTGCTTGACGTCGTACAGCTGATTGAGGATACGGCTAACCAGCTTTCTTTTGAGGGGACGATTGTGGCTGAAAAAGGGGATATGTACAACCAGCCCCTCTGGGTGCCGGAAAGTATGTTTTCAGGGGCATTTAAGTACCAGGAGTCTCTGGCTGAGAGAAGGGCTATCGAACTTGCTCATCACATTTCCTTGAGCGCTCGAAATTTACTCATTAAAGAACTTAATATTGAGGCGTAA
- a CDS encoding non-histone chromosomal MC1 family protein, with amino-acid sequence MSDTRNFVLRDVDGNEHGVFTGKQPRQAALKAANRGSGTKSKPDVIRLRERGTKKIHVFKAWKQTVAAPKNRPEWMPAKISKPFVKKERIEKLE; translated from the coding sequence ATGTCTGACACAAGAAATTTTGTTCTACGGGATGTAGATGGTAACGAGCACGGAGTTTTCACTGGTAAACAGCCTCGGCAGGCAGCCCTTAAAGCCGCAAACAGGGGCTCAGGAACCAAATCGAAACCGGATGTCATCCGGCTCAGAGAGCGCGGGACAAAGAAAATTCATGTTTTCAAAGCATGGAAGCAAACTGTCGCAGCTCCAAAAAACAGACCTGAATGGATGCCAGCGAAAATCAGTAAGCCCTTTGTCAAGAAAGAGAGAATAGAAAAACTCGAGTAA
- the cfbD gene encoding Ni-sirohydrochlorin a,c-diamide reductive cyclase catalytic subunit → MTQKEISIIHPRPSSIVAALYTLRDLNVDVAILHGPPGCSFKHARLLEEDGIHVVTTGLDENGFVFGGHDRLVEVINKSIELFNPKILGVVGTCASMIIGEEMHDAVLEANPDIPVIEVEVHAGYHNNTRGVLFALESALDAGIIDRKEFERQEYLLIKATEVEKRFGAASKEYLAPSRGDLKYKVAKRLIELLKEGKKGLVIMNAKKETGYMFADITLAVSEVAAALGKKENLVNMANIDPELGLPRVRQHAQYIMRDFIAHGVEIHEIIGGMDEYPIAGEKVSELIKEKYSDYDFAVITGVPHAIPMENLQHMELISITNGPRQVLPLKEMGHEHVLVEIDLHPKTLGVSEIVESEFGATLREVAKEA, encoded by the coding sequence ATGACTCAAAAAGAGATCTCAATTATTCACCCCCGCCCGAGTTCGATCGTTGCGGCTCTTTATACCCTCAGGGACTTAAATGTCGACGTTGCAATCCTGCACGGCCCCCCAGGCTGCTCCTTTAAACATGCAAGGTTGCTTGAAGAAGACGGGATCCATGTGGTCACTACGGGGCTTGACGAGAACGGCTTTGTTTTTGGCGGACATGACCGGCTTGTGGAGGTTATCAACAAGTCAATCGAGCTCTTCAACCCGAAAATCCTGGGTGTTGTCGGCACCTGCGCCAGCATGATCATAGGAGAGGAAATGCACGATGCCGTGCTTGAAGCAAATCCTGACATCCCGGTTATCGAAGTCGAAGTACATGCAGGCTACCACAACAACACAAGAGGCGTGCTCTTTGCCCTCGAATCCGCGCTTGATGCCGGGATAATTGACCGTAAAGAATTCGAGCGCCAGGAATACCTCCTCATAAAAGCCACAGAGGTCGAAAAGCGGTTCGGGGCTGCAAGTAAGGAATACCTTGCCCCTTCCAGGGGAGATCTCAAATATAAGGTTGCAAAGCGGCTTATCGAACTCCTTAAAGAAGGCAAGAAAGGACTCGTCATAATGAACGCCAAGAAAGAAACCGGCTACATGTTTGCAGACATTACCCTTGCGGTCAGTGAGGTTGCAGCCGCACTCGGGAAAAAGGAAAACCTGGTCAATATGGCAAACATCGACCCAGAACTCGGGCTTCCGAGGGTCAGGCAGCATGCCCAATACATTATGCGGGACTTCATAGCCCACGGGGTCGAGATCCATGAAATCATCGGCGGCATGGACGAGTACCCGATAGCCGGGGAAAAGGTCAGCGAACTTATTAAGGAAAAATACAGTGATTACGATTTTGCGGTTATCACAGGTGTCCCTCATGCAATCCCTATGGAGAACCTGCAGCACATGGAACTGATCTCGATTACGAACGGGCCAAGGCAGGTCTTGCCCTTAAAAGAGATGGGACACGAGCATGTCCTGGTTGAGATCGACCTTCACCCCAAGACTCTTGGAGTCAGCGAAATCGTGGAATCCGAATTCGGAGCCACATTAAGGGAAGTTGCAAAAGAAGCCTGA
- the cfbE gene encoding coenzyme F430 synthase yields MDLFRKKLAVLDLTHGGIPIARKLAALGNDVSGVDVYGTVDQALLGELEEKYGIRCSKAPLPVSDFDLLIAPVHLDPAYPMLIKARSEGKTVLSHHEAVGKILQADPRLSEIKIVEITGVKAKTSTASLLADMLSRSFKVVLHTSRGLEAWKAGIPFLIHRGLSITPGSILIAVEKSLEQEIRPEFFIFEISIGATGTADLGILTTLSPDYGIANNTSLASDAKLQLVLNARPGSTLLLNAGAEKALEAAKGSLAKVLTFKDPFCSDSYLKLADAPDFVLETESGAEKNLTLHFLRRGEELFSASLCPGYNSSAYRTAFVAASAAALELGVGLEAIVSVLEEFRGLSGRMQEKELNGVVLVDNSNSGMDILSAEKALEYALLKKKDEKKGNIILILGEEASQVCEGLPPGSVQGFLEKFGTKCRHIILVGERMEAVAAENASYAGSLPEGLQKASELAGTEDIILSSVKCFR; encoded by the coding sequence ATGGACCTGTTCCGGAAGAAGCTCGCCGTGCTTGACCTGACCCATGGCGGGATTCCTATCGCAAGAAAACTCGCAGCTCTGGGAAATGACGTTTCCGGCGTAGACGTTTACGGAACCGTGGATCAGGCGCTGCTCGGGGAGCTTGAGGAAAAGTACGGCATACGCTGTTCAAAAGCTCCTCTCCCCGTATCCGATTTCGATCTCCTGATAGCGCCCGTACACCTGGACCCTGCCTATCCCATGCTTATAAAAGCCAGGTCCGAAGGAAAAACTGTTCTCTCACACCACGAAGCCGTAGGGAAAATCCTGCAGGCCGATCCCAGGCTTTCGGAAATCAAAATAGTTGAGATAACAGGCGTAAAAGCAAAAACAAGCACTGCATCTCTGCTCGCCGACATGCTTTCCCGCAGTTTCAAGGTCGTGCTCCATACCTCTCGCGGGCTTGAAGCCTGGAAAGCAGGCATTCCTTTTCTTATTCACAGGGGCCTGAGCATTACTCCGGGGAGTATCCTGATAGCCGTTGAAAAAAGCCTTGAGCAGGAAATCCGGCCTGAATTCTTCATCTTTGAAATCTCTATAGGAGCTACAGGTACTGCAGACCTCGGGATCCTGACAACTCTTTCCCCTGATTACGGAATTGCAAACAACACTTCCCTTGCAAGCGATGCAAAACTTCAGCTTGTCCTGAATGCCAGACCCGGAAGCACCCTTCTTCTCAACGCCGGGGCAGAAAAAGCCCTTGAGGCTGCAAAAGGGAGCCTTGCAAAGGTTCTTACCTTTAAGGACCCATTTTGTTCAGATTCCTATCTTAAGCTGGCTGATGCTCCCGATTTTGTTCTGGAAACCGAATCAGGAGCTGAAAAAAACCTGACCCTTCATTTTCTCCGCAGAGGAGAAGAGCTTTTTTCAGCTTCCCTGTGCCCGGGATATAACAGTTCGGCATACAGGACAGCCTTTGTTGCAGCGTCGGCAGCTGCTCTCGAACTGGGGGTTGGGCTGGAAGCTATTGTTTCGGTGCTTGAGGAGTTCAGGGGACTTTCAGGCAGGATGCAGGAAAAGGAACTTAACGGGGTTGTCCTGGTTGATAATTCCAACTCCGGAATGGATATCCTTTCGGCAGAAAAAGCACTTGAGTACGCTCTCCTGAAGAAAAAGGACGAAAAAAAGGGAAATATAATCCTTATCCTCGGAGAGGAAGCTTCTCAGGTCTGTGAGGGTTTGCCCCCGGGCTCAGTGCAGGGGTTTTTAGAAAAGTTCGGTACGAAGTGCAGGCATATTATACTGGTGGGTGAGAGAATGGAGGCAGTGGCTGCTGAAAATGCCTCTTATGCAGGCAGCCTTCCGGAAGGGCTTCAGAAGGCTTCGGAACTTGCAGGCACAGAAGACATAATTCTCTCATCAGTGAAATGTTTCCGTTAA
- a CDS encoding cupin domain-containing protein — translation MRIKTRYEMVEPYITKDGSIIRELMHPAVHGNSKQSLAEAIVPAGGETLLHRHRLSEEIYHITEGSGIMTLGSEEFEVRKGDSICIAPGTPHRVRNAGEEELKILCCCAPAYSHEDTELMG, via the coding sequence ATGCGGATAAAAACAAGATACGAAATGGTAGAACCCTACATCACAAAAGACGGCTCAATAATCCGTGAACTTATGCATCCCGCAGTCCACGGCAACTCAAAGCAGAGCCTTGCCGAAGCCATCGTGCCTGCCGGAGGGGAAACGCTTCTTCACAGACACCGGCTAAGCGAAGAAATCTATCACATCACGGAAGGCAGCGGGATAATGACCCTCGGATCGGAAGAATTCGAGGTCAGAAAAGGGGATTCCATCTGTATTGCGCCCGGAACTCCGCACAGGGTCAGGAATGCAGGTGAAGAGGAGCTGAAAATACTTTGCTGCTGTGCGCCGGCTTATTCGCATGAGGATACGGAATTGATGGGATGA
- a CDS encoding SRPBCC domain-containing protein: MLPVQISRINKFAFDRLKEIRKNERGVATIGFKKEISTEIEIFASADRIWQILTDFAAYPQWNPYIREISGEVKVGSKLKVFMKPEWEKGVTIHPRIIRLEPKKELTWKGNFFFPGLLDGERSFILEEISGHRVRFIQKEKFSGIAIPFISVSWSIEKGTVRSFGDMNSALKKRAEKVK; the protein is encoded by the coding sequence CTGCTCCCGGTTCAAATAAGTAGAATTAATAAGTTTGCCTTTGATAGACTAAAAGAGATCAGGAAAAATGAAAGAGGAGTTGCAACCATCGGGTTCAAAAAAGAAATCAGCACAGAAATCGAGATATTCGCTTCTGCGGATCGCATTTGGCAAATCCTTACGGATTTTGCAGCCTATCCCCAGTGGAACCCTTACATAAGGGAAATAAGCGGGGAGGTAAAGGTAGGAAGTAAACTTAAAGTTTTCATGAAGCCTGAATGGGAAAAAGGCGTGACTATTCATCCGAGGATCATTCGGCTAGAGCCAAAAAAAGAACTTACCTGGAAAGGAAATTTTTTCTTCCCTGGACTTCTCGATGGGGAGCGTAGCTTTATCCTGGAAGAAATTTCAGGCCATAGGGTACGCTTTATCCAGAAAGAGAAATTTAGTGGGATTGCAATTCCTTTTATCAGCGTTTCATGGTCTATAGAGAAAGGTACGGTACGCAGTTTTGGGGATATGAACAGCGCCCTCAAAAAAAGGGCGGAAAAGGTAAAATGA
- a CDS encoding endonuclease/exonuclease/phosphatase family protein, with translation MRIIAWNCNMAFRKKYEQILPYEPDLLVVPECEHPDKFKNKFYDDVLWIGENRNKGLAVFSFNGFEIAIHESYCESYRYVLPVKVSHNREINLIAVWSQNNKEDPGRRYIGEVWQSLNYYKDMFGSPTIIAGDFNWNVIWDSEHLKYPLHGTLADVINLLNRFEISSIYHTSKQVKFGNEKDPTLYFRKNRQTPYHIDYIFAPVDLINCRKPVNLGKYEDWISLSDHMPLIAEIE, from the coding sequence ATGAGAATTATAGCCTGGAATTGCAACATGGCTTTCAGAAAGAAATACGAACAAATTCTTCCCTATGAGCCTGATTTGTTAGTAGTACCGGAGTGTGAGCATCCGGACAAGTTCAAAAATAAGTTTTATGATGATGTTTTATGGATAGGCGAGAATCGAAACAAGGGTCTGGCTGTTTTTAGTTTCAATGGCTTTGAAATTGCAATTCATGAGTCCTATTGTGAAAGTTACAGGTATGTCCTTCCGGTCAAAGTGTCTCATAATAGAGAAATAAATCTTATCGCGGTCTGGTCACAGAACAATAAAGAAGATCCGGGAAGAAGGTACATTGGGGAAGTCTGGCAGTCATTGAATTATTATAAAGATATGTTCGGCTCCCCAACAATTATTGCAGGCGATTTTAACTGGAATGTTATCTGGGATAGTGAACACCTCAAGTATCCTCTTCATGGAACACTTGCCGATGTAATTAATCTGTTAAATCGATTTGAGATTTCCAGTATCTATCATACATCAAAACAGGTAAAGTTTGGAAATGAGAAGGACCCTACGCTATATTTCAGAAAAAATAGGCAAACCCCTTATCATATAGATTATATCTTTGCACCGGTCGACCTCATCAATTGCAGGAAACCTGTCAATCTTGGTAAATATGAAGATTGGATTTCTCTGAGTGATCACATGCCTTTAATTGCGGAAATCGAATAA
- the cfbB gene encoding Ni-sirohydrochlorin a,c-diamide synthase — translation MSHSKQSGTEAGSIPRVLISADRSSSGKTTISMGLMAALVSRGYKVQPFKVALDYIDPSYHTEITGRFCRNLDGYLMDENGILDVYSHACETGSGADIAIIEGVRGLYEGFEGLSDLGSTAQIAKILKCPVVFVINARSITRSAAALISGYKNFDPDVEIAGVILNNIGGRRHAQKAKEAIEHYTGVPVIGIIPRDPSMQISMRHLGLMPALEGRRRLGDGGFEDRLRGIEEIINKGIDVDRFLEIAGSAKSLTSPENSIFSPAAGAGSPRPRIGIALDEAFNFYYRDNIDLLELAGAEIVYFSPVNDPELPDVDGLYIGGGYPELFAAELEANESMRRSIKEASAAGMPIYAECGGLMYLTEKISTGVPGKGTYHDASMPESTYIMVGALPGHTIMGQTRVVSYNIGTLDRDCLIGKEGNSFKGHEFHHSEIREIPEYAEFAIALLRGTGIKGDRDGLIVGNTLGSYAHLHGVAYRELAGSLVEAAGKFRASRAPR, via the coding sequence ATGTCCCACAGCAAACAATCCGGAACAGAGGCAGGGAGCATTCCCAGAGTCCTTATTTCCGCAGACCGTTCCTCTTCAGGCAAGACCACGATTTCCATGGGGCTCATGGCTGCCCTTGTTTCAAGAGGGTATAAAGTCCAGCCCTTTAAGGTCGCGCTTGACTATATCGACCCCAGTTACCATACCGAAATCACGGGCCGGTTCTGCCGGAACCTTGACGGCTACCTGATGGATGAGAACGGAATCCTTGACGTCTACTCCCATGCCTGTGAAACAGGGAGTGGAGCGGACATTGCAATTATCGAAGGCGTCCGGGGGCTTTACGAAGGTTTTGAAGGCCTCAGCGACCTCGGGAGTACCGCCCAGATCGCAAAAATCCTCAAATGCCCTGTGGTTTTCGTAATCAATGCCCGCAGCATTACCCGTTCCGCGGCAGCCCTTATAAGCGGTTATAAGAATTTCGACCCTGACGTGGAAATCGCAGGCGTAATCCTGAATAACATAGGAGGCCGCCGCCACGCACAGAAAGCAAAAGAGGCAATAGAACACTATACCGGTGTGCCGGTTATAGGGATCATCCCGAGAGATCCCTCCATGCAGATTTCCATGCGCCACCTCGGGCTCATGCCTGCGCTTGAAGGCAGGAGGAGGCTTGGAGACGGAGGGTTTGAGGACAGGCTCCGGGGCATTGAAGAAATCATCAATAAAGGAATTGATGTGGACCGCTTTCTGGAAATCGCAGGAAGTGCAAAATCCCTGACAAGCCCCGAAAACAGTATTTTTTCCCCTGCTGCCGGGGCAGGTTCCCCCAGGCCGAGGATAGGTATTGCTCTTGATGAGGCTTTCAATTTTTACTACCGTGACAATATTGACCTGCTTGAACTTGCAGGTGCGGAGATTGTTTACTTCAGCCCGGTAAATGACCCGGAGCTCCCTGATGTGGACGGGCTCTATATCGGAGGCGGTTACCCCGAGCTTTTTGCCGCCGAACTCGAAGCTAACGAGTCCATGCGAAGAAGCATTAAAGAAGCTTCGGCTGCAGGGATGCCAATATATGCCGAATGCGGAGGGCTCATGTACCTTACGGAAAAAATCAGTACCGGAGTCCCGGGAAAAGGCACATACCACGATGCTTCGATGCCCGAGTCCACCTATATAATGGTCGGGGCGCTCCCGGGGCATACGATCATGGGACAGACAAGGGTTGTCAGCTACAATATCGGGACCCTTGACCGGGACTGCCTTATCGGAAAAGAAGGCAACAGCTTCAAGGGGCATGAGTTCCACCACTCCGAAATCCGGGAAATTCCGGAGTATGCGGAGTTTGCAATAGCTCTTTTGCGGGGCACCGGGATAAAAGGCGATAGGGACGGGCTTATTGTCGGAAACACCCTTGGTTCTTATGCCCACCTTCACGGAGTTGCATACCGGGAACTTGCAGGTTCGCTTGTCGAAGCTGCCGGGAAGTTCAGGGCTTCGAGGGCTCCCCGGTAG
- the endA gene encoding tRNA-intron lyase has protein sequence MKTQLEGDRVLAGKEAVAELYKTGYFGRPREDGLELSLVEAAYLQFRGKIEIELEGRKLDFRALFEQASLRQPNFELKYIVYKDLKERGYYVQPSAADFRVYPRGSHPGKSAAKIFVHVLSERQPLPVKLLQDSVISAENVHKQFILAVVDEESDLTFYEIKTASPQGEMPEPYPEVKTDATFLEDRVIAWDAEASGALYAGGFYGKMLDPERLQLSLVESLYLFSRGIIVVRDRKDRIFSFDEFVEKASEIESSFLRKYGAYKALRDSGHVVKTGFKFGTHFRVYRKVESIEKIPHSEYLVNVIPSDYEFRLPVMSGAVRLANSVRKRMLFAVEKEEGVEYLDISRVKM, from the coding sequence TTGAAAACACAACTTGAAGGAGACCGGGTCCTTGCCGGAAAGGAAGCGGTTGCCGAACTTTACAAAACAGGTTATTTCGGGCGTCCCAGGGAGGACGGGCTTGAACTCTCGCTCGTGGAGGCCGCATACCTCCAGTTCAGAGGAAAAATCGAAATAGAGCTTGAAGGGAGAAAGCTTGATTTCAGGGCTCTTTTCGAGCAGGCTTCTCTGAGGCAGCCGAACTTCGAGCTGAAGTATATCGTTTATAAAGACCTTAAAGAGCGGGGATATTATGTCCAGCCTTCGGCTGCGGATTTCAGGGTCTATCCCAGAGGCAGCCATCCCGGAAAAAGTGCGGCAAAAATCTTTGTCCATGTCCTGTCCGAAAGGCAGCCCCTTCCTGTAAAGCTCTTGCAGGACTCGGTCATCTCGGCAGAAAATGTGCATAAACAGTTTATCCTGGCTGTGGTGGACGAAGAAAGCGACCTGACCTTCTACGAGATTAAAACCGCTTCCCCTCAGGGGGAGATGCCTGAGCCCTACCCTGAAGTCAAAACCGATGCGACTTTCCTCGAAGACCGGGTAATAGCCTGGGATGCCGAGGCTTCAGGGGCTCTTTACGCCGGGGGTTTCTACGGGAAAATGCTTGACCCTGAAAGGTTGCAGCTCTCCCTTGTTGAGTCCCTCTACCTCTTTTCGAGAGGGATAATAGTTGTCAGGGACAGGAAAGACAGGATCTTCTCGTTCGATGAATTTGTTGAGAAAGCCTCGGAAATCGAGAGTTCTTTCCTGCGTAAATACGGTGCATATAAAGCTCTGCGAGACTCAGGGCATGTGGTCAAGACCGGCTTTAAGTTCGGGACCCATTTCAGGGTCTACAGGAAAGTCGAGTCCATAGAAAAAATTCCCCATTCCGAGTATCTTGTAAACGTAATTCCTTCTGATTACGAGTTCAGGCTTCCGGTCATGTCCGGGGCTGTCAGGCTTGCAAACAGCGTGCGCAAAAGAATGCTTTTTGCAGTCGAGAAAGAGGAAGGAGTCGAGTACCTGGACATTAGCAGAGTCAAAATGTAA
- a CDS encoding PHP domain-containing protein produces MKFDLHVHSEYSRDSESSHEDILENALKRGLDGFAICDHDTVEGGLACAKKALELGLEITVIPGVEVSSSKGHILVLGIKEDIEPRLSPEETIRRARKLGGTVIIPHPFKSSSHGIGSFEGLDTDAVEVFNSRCLFNGANRKALVEAERLGIPAVAGSDSHIPEMVGQAYTEIDASEKTVEAVLRAIREGKVSPAGKSTPTPIILKQMYGSVKRKLKKKLFGMS; encoded by the coding sequence ATGAAATTCGATCTTCACGTACATTCCGAGTATTCAAGAGATAGTGAGTCAAGCCATGAGGATATCCTTGAGAATGCCCTCAAAAGGGGCCTTGACGGCTTTGCTATCTGTGACCATGATACGGTTGAAGGCGGGCTTGCCTGTGCAAAAAAAGCCCTGGAACTTGGTCTCGAAATTACAGTTATCCCCGGCGTGGAGGTCAGCTCCTCAAAGGGACATATCCTGGTCCTGGGAATCAAAGAGGATATCGAACCCCGGCTAAGTCCGGAAGAAACTATCCGAAGGGCTCGAAAACTCGGAGGCACGGTCATCATTCCCCATCCTTTTAAGAGCAGCTCTCACGGAATCGGAAGTTTCGAAGGGCTTGATACGGATGCGGTTGAGGTCTTCAATTCACGTTGCCTTTTCAACGGAGCCAACAGAAAAGCCTTAGTTGAGGCAGAAAGGCTTGGAATCCCCGCTGTTGCAGGGAGCGACTCCCATATCCCCGAAATGGTAGGGCAGGCATATACTGAAATCGATGCTTCCGAAAAAACAGTCGAGGCAGTGCTCAGGGCAATAAGAGAAGGAAAAGTTTCCCCTGCCGGGAAAAGTACCCCCACTCCTATCATCCTGAAACAGATGTACGGAAGCGTAAAGCGAAAGTTAAAGAAAAAACTCTTCGGCATGTCCTGA
- the cfbC gene encoding Ni-sirohydrochlorin a,c-diamide reductive cyclase ATP-dependent reductase subunit, translated as MKKQKIVAIYGKGGIGKSSTASNVAAACAEAGKKVMIIGCDPKSDSSITLLRGKRIPTILDLLREGVDVQEKDVVFEGYAGVKCVEAGGPEPGIGCAGRGIIVAIQKLKSISGDLLKEQDLIIYDVPGDIVCGGFVAPVRKGYVNEAYVLTSGEYMPLYAANNICKGLSKIGMPLSGVICNSRNASREEEIVRKFSEEIGSQLMAFIPKRQIVQDCEREGYSVMEKAPDSDIAEVYRQLGKSILTNEKKVMASHLSDERLREMTK; from the coding sequence TTGAAAAAACAAAAGATCGTTGCAATTTACGGAAAAGGCGGCATAGGCAAGTCAAGTACAGCCTCAAACGTTGCAGCTGCCTGTGCGGAAGCAGGAAAGAAAGTCATGATCATAGGCTGTGACCCCAAAAGCGATTCGTCCATAACCCTTCTCAGAGGCAAAAGAATCCCGACAATCCTCGATCTCCTCAGAGAGGGGGTGGATGTACAGGAAAAAGATGTGGTTTTTGAAGGGTATGCAGGGGTTAAATGCGTGGAAGCAGGAGGTCCCGAGCCCGGGATAGGCTGTGCAGGGCGCGGAATTATCGTTGCAATCCAGAAACTCAAGAGCATTTCCGGAGATCTCCTTAAAGAGCAGGATCTCATCATCTACGATGTGCCGGGAGACATCGTCTGCGGCGGCTTTGTTGCTCCTGTCAGGAAGGGTTACGTAAATGAGGCCTATGTCCTGACCTCCGGAGAGTACATGCCCCTCTATGCAGCAAATAACATCTGCAAAGGGCTTTCCAAGATCGGGATGCCGCTTAGCGGGGTTATCTGCAACTCGAGGAATGCAAGCCGGGAAGAGGAAATCGTCAGGAAGTTTTCCGAAGAAATCGGAAGCCAGCTGATGGCTTTCATCCCGAAGCGGCAGATAGTGCAGGACTGCGAAAGAGAAGGGTATTCCGTTATGGAAAAAGCTCCGGACTCCGACATTGCCGAAGTCTACCGCCAGCTCGGAAAATCAATCCTTACAAACGAAAAGAAGGTTATGGCATCCCACCTGAGCGATGAGCGGTTAAGGGAAATGACAAAATAA
- the hflX gene encoding GTPase HflX has protein sequence MPSEKTDSENRVILAKRTNPRADPERSEYLFEELRELARAAGYVPVGELTQTRFPDSRYQLGKGKIEELAELVRMKRASKVIFYNRLSTIQLFNISEICGCQIIDKFQLILEIFAKRATTRRSKLQVELARLRYEVPRARAIVSLVKKEERAGFMGLGDYEDAYEQDLKKRISRIENELESAEKDDESLRAFRHRKGFSLVSFAGYTNAGKSTLFNAIVDESVEAQDKLFTTLVPTTRALDLGGRKALLTDTVGFIEELPHWLVDAFKSTLDEIFLSDLILLVVDVSEKPETILQKLSTSHDTLWDRIQGVPVITVLNKTDLLEASELEAAMEEIGYMAPNPVFVSAKEKLGMKELKAEIIKHLPAWSSYSFTLPNSEKGMSVLSWLYDEGIVHRVDYGERISVDYEARTEIINRIKALELNQGE, from the coding sequence ATTCCATCAGAAAAAACAGATTCCGAAAACAGGGTAATTCTGGCAAAAAGAACCAATCCGCGAGCTGACCCTGAACGTAGCGAATACCTCTTTGAAGAACTCAGGGAGCTTGCAAGGGCTGCAGGCTATGTCCCTGTCGGGGAGCTTACGCAAACAAGGTTTCCGGATTCCAGGTATCAGCTCGGGAAGGGAAAGATAGAGGAGCTTGCCGAACTTGTGCGAATGAAAAGGGCTTCAAAAGTCATTTTTTATAACAGGCTTTCTACAATTCAGCTTTTCAATATCTCGGAAATCTGCGGGTGCCAGATTATAGACAAGTTCCAGCTTATCCTTGAGATTTTTGCAAAAAGAGCTACTACCCGCAGGTCCAAGTTGCAGGTTGAGCTTGCGAGGCTCAGGTACGAGGTTCCGAGGGCAAGAGCTATTGTTTCCCTTGTGAAAAAAGAGGAAAGGGCAGGTTTCATGGGGCTCGGGGATTATGAGGATGCCTATGAACAGGACCTGAAGAAAAGGATCTCAAGGATTGAAAATGAACTTGAGTCTGCAGAAAAAGACGATGAGTCCCTGCGGGCTTTCCGGCACAGGAAAGGTTTTTCTCTGGTTTCCTTCGCAGGGTATACGAATGCCGGAAAAAGTACGCTCTTCAATGCGATTGTTGATGAAAGCGTTGAAGCCCAGGATAAGCTCTTTACGACCCTTGTACCTACCACCCGGGCCCTCGACCTGGGCGGGAGAAAGGCTCTCCTGACCGATACCGTGGGCTTCATAGAGGAACTGCCGCACTGGCTGGTCGATGCCTTCAAATCTACCCTCGATGAGATCTTTCTTTCCGACCTTATCCTGCTTGTTGTCGATGTAAGCGAAAAACCCGAGACAATCTTGCAGAAACTTTCCACCTCTCACGATACTCTCTGGGACCGCATCCAGGGGGTTCCGGTGATCACCGTGCTCAACAAGACCGATCTGCTTGAGGCATCCGAACTTGAAGCTGCTATGGAGGAGATTGGCTATATGGCTCCCAACCCGGTGTTCGTTTCTGCAAAGGAAAAGCTCGGCATGAAGGAGTTAAAAGCCGAGATCATTAAGCACCTGCCTGCCTGGTCTTCTTACTCCTTTACCCTACCTAACTCGGAAAAAGGGATGTCAGTCCTTTCCTGGCTCTACGACGAGGGCATTGTGCACAGGGTTGATTATGGAGAGCGGATTTCAGTGGATTATGAAGCCAGGACAGAGATTATCAACAGGATCAAAGCTCTGGAGCTTAATCAGGGAGAATGA